In the genome of Caloenas nicobarica isolate bCalNic1 chromosome 37, bCalNic1.hap1, whole genome shotgun sequence, one region contains:
- the TGFB1 gene encoding transforming growth factor beta-1 proprotein isoform X2 has protein sequence MRLLVLLGALGAAGAFSTCRSLDLEAARRKRIEAVRGQILSKLRLPGPPAADGPPRPLPEDVRALYNSTRERLQQRERLRTPPDPDDYYAKELHRFDMEPPGDGPLARWRPTARSVFFVFNASRVRAQVGHRALLHRAELRMLRQRGGPDGPLEQRLELYQGRAVQVTAEDEWLWFDVTDTVQQWLSDTEPLGVFKLSVHCPCDEGPDDMRVTIEGFERQRGDLQSIARKLRRVPHVLAMALPPERANQLHSDRRRRALDSDFCFGSEERSCCVRPLYIDFRRDLHWKWIHEPRGYMANVCLGPCPFLWSSDTQHSKVLALYNQHNPGGSAAPCCVPQALDPLPIVYYVGRRARVEQLSDMVVRACKCS, from the exons ATgcggctgctggtgctgctgggcgcGCTGGGCGCCGCGGGCGCGTTCTCCACGTGCCGCTCGCTGGACCTGGAGGCCGCGCGGCGCAAACGCATCGAGGCCGTTCGGGGCCAGATCCTGAGCAAACTGCGGCTGccgggcccccccgccgccgaCGGGCCCCCCCGGCCGCTGCCCGAGGACGTGCGGGCGCTTTACAACAGCACCCGCGAGCGGCTGCAGCAGCGCGAGCGGCTCCGGACCCCCCCCGACCCCGACGACTATTACGCCAAAGAGCTGCACCGGTTCGACATGGAGCCCCCCGGGGACG GCCCCCTGGCGCGCTGGCGCCCCACGGCCCGCAGCGTGTTCTTCGTGTTCAACGCGTCGCGCGTGCGGGCGCAGGTCGGGCACCGCGCGCTGCTGCACCGGGCGGAGCTGCGGATGCTGCGGCAGCGCGGCGGCCCCGACGGGCCCCTGGAGCAGCGGCTGGAGCTCTACCAG GGCCGCGCGGTGCAGGTGACGGCGGAGGACGAGTGGCTGTGGTTCGACGTCACCGACACGGTGCAGCAGTGGCTCAGCGACACCG agCCCCTCGGCGTCTTCAAGCTGAGCGTCCACTGTCCCTGCGACGAGGGACCCGACGACATGCGCGTCACCATCGAAG ggtTCGAGCGGCAGCGGGGTGACCTGCAGAGCATCGCGCGGAAGCTTCGCCGCGTCCCCCACGTCCTGGCCATGGCGCTGCCGCCCGAACGCGCCAACCAGCTGCACAGCGACCGGCGCCGCCGCGCGCTCGACTCCGACTTCTGCTTTGG CTCCGAGGAGCGCAGCTGCTGCGTGCGGCCCCTGTACATCGACTTCCGGCGGGACCTGCACTGGAAGTGGATCCACGAGCCCCGCGGGTACATGGCCAACGTGTGTCTGGGCCCGTGTCCCTTCCTCTGGAGCTCCGACACCCAGCACAGCAAG GTCCTGGCCCTGTACAACCAGCACAACCCGGGGGGGTCGGCCGCCCCCTGCTGCGTCCCGCAGGCGCTCGACCCCCTCCCCATCGTTTACTACGTCGGGCGCCGCGCGCGCGTCGAGCAGCTCTCGGACATGGTGGTTCGGGCCTGCAAGTGCAGCtga
- the B9D2 gene encoding B9 domain-containing protein 2, whose amino-acid sequence MAAPPGRLGLRHTVTFPRWRAGSCRTRLYTQGGVVVRHVVTSPAWRGTSYRETTRWRHAVTVPIWRLTRVSRRGTLKMAACAPTNACAGRGRGSRRRNQWGGSIGRKRALPRQPAPEVRGPAAPSGGGARIGVKSGPRGLYPAPCPAGRVMAELHLIGQIVGGSGFGQRRLFCTWGLHAGGAWKLLSGPRSGQTQVDEPQAGDVAFWCHPLDVHFATKGLQGWPQLHVQVWHQDGFGRVSVLGYGFCHVPAAPGCHALSCVTWRPRGTWRERLRQRLLGGGPQLRVPPEAAGASERFRLRTEAAGTVHLQLGVLLRHFGRFGVEC is encoded by the exons atggcggcgccgCCAGGCCGCCTCGGGTTGCGCCACACCGTGACCTTCCCAAGGTGGCGGGCCGGAAGTTGCCGTACACGCCTGTACACCCAAGGTGGCGTCGTCGTGCGCCACGTGGTGACCTCCCCAGCATGGCGGGGCACAAGTTACCGCGAGACTACGAGATGGCGCCACGCTGTGACCGTCCCGATATGGCGGCTCACACGCGTGTCACGCCGGGGTACACTCAAGATGGCCGCCTGCGCACCCACAAACGCCTGCgccggcagggggcggggcTCTCGGCGCCGCAACCAATGGGGCGGCAGCATTGGGAGGAAGCGCGCGTTGCCGCGGCAACCGGCGCCGGAAGTGCGGGGGCCTGCGGCGCCGAGCGGCGGGGGTGCGCGAATTGGGGTGAAATCGGGGCCGCGGGGGTTGTACCCCGCCCCGTGCCCCGCCGGCCGCGTCATGGCCGAGCTTCACCTCATCGGGCAGATCGTGGGCGGCAGCGGCTTCGGGCAGCGGCGGCTGTTCTGCACCTGGGGGCTGCACGCgg ggggtgCCTGGAAGCTGCTGTCGGGGCCGCGCTCGGGGCAGACGCAGGTGGACGAGCCCCAGGCCGGGGACGTGGCCTTTTGGTGTCACCCGCTCGACGTGCACTTCGCCACCAAGGGCCTGCAAG ggTGGCCGCAGCTGCACGTCCAGGTGTGGCACCAGGACGGCTTTGGCCGCGTTTCGGTGCTGGGTTACGGGTTCTGCCACGTCCCGGCCGCCCCCGGCTGCCACGCGCTGTCCTGCGTCACCTGGCGCCCCCGGGGGACCTGGCGGGAGCGGCTGCGCCAGCGCctgctgggggggggtccccaactGCGCGTCCCCCCCGAGGCCGCCGGCGCCAGCGAGCGGTTCCGGCTCCGCACCGAGGCCGCCGGCACCgtgcacctgcagctgggggtcctgctgcGGCACTTCGGGCGCTTCGGCGTGGAGTGCTGA
- the TGFB1 gene encoding transforming growth factor beta-1 proprotein isoform X1, translating to MRLLVLLGALGAAGAFSTCRSLDLEAARRKRIEAVRGQILSKLRLPGPPAADGPPRPLPEDVRALYNSTRERLQQRERLRTPPDPDDYYAKELHRFDMEPPGDGPLARWRPTARSVFFVFNASRVRAQVGHRALLHRAELRMLRQRGGPDGPLEQRLELYQGFGNSSWRYLQGRAVQVTAEDEWLWFDVTDTVQQWLSDTEPLGVFKLSVHCPCDEGPDDMRVTIEGFERQRGDLQSIARKLRRVPHVLAMALPPERANQLHSDRRRRALDSDFCFGSEERSCCVRPLYIDFRRDLHWKWIHEPRGYMANVCLGPCPFLWSSDTQHSKVLALYNQHNPGGSAAPCCVPQALDPLPIVYYVGRRARVEQLSDMVVRACKCS from the exons ATgcggctgctggtgctgctgggcgcGCTGGGCGCCGCGGGCGCGTTCTCCACGTGCCGCTCGCTGGACCTGGAGGCCGCGCGGCGCAAACGCATCGAGGCCGTTCGGGGCCAGATCCTGAGCAAACTGCGGCTGccgggcccccccgccgccgaCGGGCCCCCCCGGCCGCTGCCCGAGGACGTGCGGGCGCTTTACAACAGCACCCGCGAGCGGCTGCAGCAGCGCGAGCGGCTCCGGACCCCCCCCGACCCCGACGACTATTACGCCAAAGAGCTGCACCGGTTCGACATGGAGCCCCCCGGGGACG GCCCCCTGGCGCGCTGGCGCCCCACGGCCCGCAGCGTGTTCTTCGTGTTCAACGCGTCGCGCGTGCGGGCGCAGGTCGGGCACCGCGCGCTGCTGCACCGGGCGGAGCTGCGGATGCTGCGGCAGCGCGGCGGCCCCGACGGGCCCCTGGAGCAGCGGCTGGAGCTCTACCAG GGCTTCGGCAACTCCTCGTGGCGATACCTGCAGGGCCGCGCGGTGCAGGTGACGGCGGAGGACGAGTGGCTGTGGTTCGACGTCACCGACACGGTGCAGCAGTGGCTCAGCGACACCG agCCCCTCGGCGTCTTCAAGCTGAGCGTCCACTGTCCCTGCGACGAGGGACCCGACGACATGCGCGTCACCATCGAAG ggtTCGAGCGGCAGCGGGGTGACCTGCAGAGCATCGCGCGGAAGCTTCGCCGCGTCCCCCACGTCCTGGCCATGGCGCTGCCGCCCGAACGCGCCAACCAGCTGCACAGCGACCGGCGCCGCCGCGCGCTCGACTCCGACTTCTGCTTTGG CTCCGAGGAGCGCAGCTGCTGCGTGCGGCCCCTGTACATCGACTTCCGGCGGGACCTGCACTGGAAGTGGATCCACGAGCCCCGCGGGTACATGGCCAACGTGTGTCTGGGCCCGTGTCCCTTCCTCTGGAGCTCCGACACCCAGCACAGCAAG GTCCTGGCCCTGTACAACCAGCACAACCCGGGGGGGTCGGCCGCCCCCTGCTGCGTCCCGCAGGCGCTCGACCCCCTCCCCATCGTTTACTACGTCGGGCGCCGCGCGCGCGTCGAGCAGCTCTCGGACATGGTGGTTCGGGCCTGCAAGTGCAGCtga
- the CCDC97 gene encoding coiled-coil domain-containing protein 97, which produces MDGGDPAMGPRGGGDPAMGPRGRPRRAPARTRLRNRRFAALRRLVREGRYFSEREMRARAPRLYQRYIGRFRRGGDPPEPPPDPPSLAQLLLRSLDREPPQEDDSSDEDGDPPAGERLMLRQEFITRMYQRFLDGEDSDFDYSQVDENPDMDNLDIVSRDAEERYFDEEEPSAAPQLD; this is translated from the exons atggaCGGGGGGGACCCCGCGATGggcccccggggcgggggggaccccGCGATGGGCCCCCGGGggcgcccccgccgcgcccccgcccGCACCCGCCTGCGGAACCGCCGGTTCGCGGCCCTGAGGCGGCTGGTCCGAG aGGGCCGGTACTTCAGCGAGCGGGAGATGCGGGCGCGCGCCCCCCGGCTCTACCAGCGCTACATCGGGCGCTTccggcgggggggggaccccccggagccccccccggaccccccctCGCTGGCGCAGCTGCTGCTGCGCTCGCTGGACCGGGAGCCGCCGCAGGAGGACGACAGCTCAG ATGAAGACGGGGACCCCCCCGCGGGCGAGCGGCTGATGCTGCGCCAGGAGTTCATCACCCGCATGTACCAGCGCTTCCTGGACGGGGAGGACAGCGATTTCGACTACAg ccAGGTGGACGAGAACCCCGACATGGACAACCTGGACATCGTGTCCCGCGACGCCGAGGAGCGCTACTTCGATGAGGAGGAGCCCAGCGCCGCCCCCCAGCTCGATTAG
- the HNRNPUL1 gene encoding heterogeneous nuclear ribonucleoprotein U-like protein 1 encodes MDVRRLRVNELRDELGRRGLDTRGLKAELAERLQAALGEARRDAAPDGHYAADTSDPQTHQPYNPPGPPPDAESSHERRPPDHEHPEMKLPEPKPDDPPAPPYTVPPPNYAAPPYNIPPPPTFNAGYPPPPPPVAFPAPPGGFSVPPPTYGTPPTYSTPPPAYNTPPPTYSTPPPTYNPPPAYPAPPPTYNPPPGGGFAAPEPSRAPPPHPPQRKRPFEEPRGRGFYEHREDKRGRSPQPPAEDEEDEFDDTLVAIDTYNCDLHFKVARDRYSGYPLTIEGFAYLWAGARATYGARQGRVCYELKVNEEIPVKHLPPTEPDPHVVRVGWSLDSCSTQLGEEPFSYGYGGTAKKSTDCKFENYGEPFAENDVIACLLDFEAGDTVELSFLKNGRWLGPAFRLRREDLGGRALFPHVLVKNCAVEFNFGQRDVPFVTVPPGFTFLQHLPLAQRVRGTLGPKSKAECEILMMVGLPAAGKTTWALKHAAANPGKKYNVLGTNAIMDKMRVMGLRRQRNYAGRWDVLIQQATQCLNRLIQIAARKRRNYILDQTNVYGSARRRKLRPFAGFRREAVVLCPSDADLRQRTAQRTQREGKDVPDHALQEMKANFTLPEAGEFLDAVQFVELQREEAAVLIRRYNEEGRSAAPPPEKRLEGPGGGGPRPPGGFRARGGFQRPRAPPNPSYQSRGAFQNHGTGYPRGGFPPTRWGAPPHDTTPPARSYNRSPPHGTSAYKSPPNPPPSTATPPSYSQAQQGYSQGYSGYYGGGYGGYSGYPPPPSGQSYSQYTQYPPHWNQFYQQQGPWPPPYYGTYDYGGYGGAQGGRAPSDPPPKPTFLCFISLRLFKKTPVFNLKKKPWMVRPPIRAPPRVSPPPLCVPPLLFLGHFSLFGPFLPTPRFGSVFLIFLPVFPRFLGSGPPNRPLPRGPLWGAPRAPPGRETRFTAIPLFILFPFWGFSGVSASGFYSPQGRK; translated from the exons ATGGACGTTCGGCGCCTGCGGGTCAACGAGCTGCGCGACGAGCTGGGCCGGCGCGGCCTGGACACCCGCGGCCTGAAGGCCGAGCTGGCCGAGCGGCTGCAGGCGGCGCtgggcgaggcccggcgggaCGCGGCCCCTGACGGACACT ACGCCGCTGACACCAGCGACCCCCAGACCCACCAGCCCTAcaacccccccgggcccccccccgaCGCCGAATCCTCCCACGAGCGGCGCCCCCCGGATCACGAACACCCCG AGATGAAGCTCCCGGAGCCGAAACCCGacgacccccccgcccccccctaCACCGTCCCCCCCCCCAATTACGCCGCCCCCCCTTATAACATCCCCCCGCCCCCGACCTTTAACGCCGGTtacccccccccgcccccccccgtgGCGTttcccgccccgccggggggGTTCAGCGTCCCCCCCCCCACCTACGGCACCCCCCCCACCTACAGCACCCCTCCCCCCGCCTACAACACCCCTCCCCCCACCTACAGCACCCCCCCCCCGACCTacaaccccccccccgcctaccccgcgcccccccccacCTACAACCCCCCCCCGGGGGGGGGCTTCGCGGCGCCGGAGCCTTCGCGggccccccccccgcaccccccccagCGCAAACGGCCCTTCGAGGAGCCGCGGGGGAGGGGCTTCTATGAGCACCGCGAGGACAAGAG GGGCCGCTCGCCGCAGCCGCCGGCCGAGGACGAGGAGGACGAGTTTGACGACACGCTGGTGGCCATCGACACGT ATAACTGCGACCTGCACTTCAAGGTGGCGCGGGACCGGTACAGCGGGTACCCGCTGACCATCGAGGGCTTCGCCTACCTGTGGGCGGGCGCCAGGGCCACCTACGGCGCGCGCCAGGGACGCGTCTGCTACGAGCTCAAG GTTAACGAGGAAATTCCTGTCAAGCACCTGCCCCCCACGGAGCCCGATCCCCACGTGGTGCGAGTGGGGTGGTCACTGGactcctgcagcacccagctcg gggaggAGCCCTTCTCCTACGGCTACGGCGGCACTGCCAAGAAATCCACCGACTGTAAATTCGAGAACTATGGGGAGCCCTTCGCCGAGAACGACGTCATCGCCTGCCTGCTG gATTTCGAGGCGGGGGACACGGTGGAGCTGTCGTTCCTGAAGAACGGGCGCTGGCTGGGCCCCGCGTTCCGGCTGCGCCGCGAGGACCTGGGGGGCCGCGCGCTGTTCCCCCACGTGCTGGTCAAGAACTGCGCCGTGGAGTTCAACTTCGGGCAGAGGGACGTCCCCTTTGTCACCGTCCCCCCTGGCTTCACCTTcctgcagcacctgcccctGGCCCAGCGCGTGCGGGGGACGCTGGGGCCCAAGAGCAAGGCCGAGTGcgag ATCCTGATGATGGTGGGTTTGCCGGCGGCGGGGAAGACGACGTGGGCGCTGAAACACGCGGCCGCCAACCCCGGCAAGAAATACAACGTGCTGGGCACCAACGCCATCATGGACAAGATGCGG GTGATGGGGCTGCGGCGGCAGCGCAACTACGCGGGGCGCTGGGACGTGCTGATCCAGCAGGCCACGCAGTGCCTGAACCGCCTCATCCAGATCGCCGCGCGGAAACGCCGCAACTACATCCTGGACCAG ACCAACGTGTACGGGTCGGCGCGGCGCCGGAAGCTGCGCCCGTTCGCCGGGTTCCGCCGCGAGGCCGTGGTTCTGTGCCCCAGCGACGCCGACCTGCGGCAGCGCACGGCGCAGCGCACCCAGCGCGAGGGCAAGGACGTGCCCGACCACGCGCTGCAGGAGATGAAGG CCAACTTCACGCTGCCCGAGGCCGGCGAGTTCCTGGACGCCGTGCAGTTCGTGGAGCTGCAGCGCGAGGAGGCGGCCGTGCTCATCCGCCGCTACAACGAGGAGGGGCgcagcgccgccccgccccccgagAAACGCctggaggggccgggggggggcggcccccgcccccccgggggGTTCCGCGCCCGCGGGGGGTTCCagcgcccccgcgccccccccaacccctcctACCAGAGCCGCGGCGCCTTCCAGAACCACGGCACCG gTTACCCGCGGGGGGGTTTCCCCCCCACCCGCTGGGGCGCCCCCCCCCACGACACCACCCCCCCCGCCCGGAGCTACAACCGCAGCCCCCCCCACGGCACCAGCGCCTACAAGAGCCCCCCGaaccccccccccagcaccgcgACCCCCCCGAGCTACAGCCAAGCGCAGCAG GGTTACAGCCAAGGTTACAGCGGTTACTACGGGGGGGGGTACGGGGGGTACTCGGGGTACCCGCCCCCCCCAAGCGGGCAGAGCTACAGCCAGTACACACAG taCCCCCCGCACTGGAACCAGTTCTACCAGCAGCAGGGCCCGTGGCCCCCCCCGTACTACGGCACCTACGACTACGGGGGGTACGGGGGGGCCCAGGGGGGGCGAGCgcccagtgacccccccccaaaacccacctttctttgtttcatttctctgcgtctgttcaaaaaaaccccGGTTTTTAACCTCAAAAAAAAGCCCTGGATGGTCAGACCCCCCATTCGTGCCCccccccgtgtgtccccccccccactgtgtgtcccccccctcCTGTTTTTGGgccatttttccctttttggaccattcctccccaccccccgtTTTGGGTCcgttttcctgatttttttgcCCGTTTTTCCCCGTTTTTTGGGCTCTGGGCCCCCAAACCGGCCCCTCCCCCGGGGGCCCCTTTGGGGGGCCCCTCGTGCCCCCCCCGGCCGGGAAACGCGTTTTACGGCGATTCcgctttttattttgttcccgTTTTGGGGATTTTCGGGGGTTTCGGCCTCTGGTTTTTATTCCCCTCAGGggaggaagtaa
- the TGFB1 gene encoding transforming growth factor beta-1 proprotein isoform X3, which produces MRLLVLLGALGAAGAFSTCRSLDLEAARRKRIEAVRGQILSKLRLPGPPAADGPPRPLPEDVRALYNSTRERLQQRERLRTPPDPDDYYAKELHRFDMEPPGDGPLARWRPTARSVFFVFNASRVRAQVGHRALLHRAELRMLRQRGGPDGPLEQRLELYQGFGNSSWRYLQGRAVQVTAEDEWLWFDVTDTVQQWLSDTGFERQRGDLQSIARKLRRVPHVLAMALPPERANQLHSDRRRRALDSDFCFGSEERSCCVRPLYIDFRRDLHWKWIHEPRGYMANVCLGPCPFLWSSDTQHSKVLALYNQHNPGGSAAPCCVPQALDPLPIVYYVGRRARVEQLSDMVVRACKCS; this is translated from the exons ATgcggctgctggtgctgctgggcgcGCTGGGCGCCGCGGGCGCGTTCTCCACGTGCCGCTCGCTGGACCTGGAGGCCGCGCGGCGCAAACGCATCGAGGCCGTTCGGGGCCAGATCCTGAGCAAACTGCGGCTGccgggcccccccgccgccgaCGGGCCCCCCCGGCCGCTGCCCGAGGACGTGCGGGCGCTTTACAACAGCACCCGCGAGCGGCTGCAGCAGCGCGAGCGGCTCCGGACCCCCCCCGACCCCGACGACTATTACGCCAAAGAGCTGCACCGGTTCGACATGGAGCCCCCCGGGGACG GCCCCCTGGCGCGCTGGCGCCCCACGGCCCGCAGCGTGTTCTTCGTGTTCAACGCGTCGCGCGTGCGGGCGCAGGTCGGGCACCGCGCGCTGCTGCACCGGGCGGAGCTGCGGATGCTGCGGCAGCGCGGCGGCCCCGACGGGCCCCTGGAGCAGCGGCTGGAGCTCTACCAG GGCTTCGGCAACTCCTCGTGGCGATACCTGCAGGGCCGCGCGGTGCAGGTGACGGCGGAGGACGAGTGGCTGTGGTTCGACGTCACCGACACGGTGCAGCAGTGGCTCAGCGACACCG ggtTCGAGCGGCAGCGGGGTGACCTGCAGAGCATCGCGCGGAAGCTTCGCCGCGTCCCCCACGTCCTGGCCATGGCGCTGCCGCCCGAACGCGCCAACCAGCTGCACAGCGACCGGCGCCGCCGCGCGCTCGACTCCGACTTCTGCTTTGG CTCCGAGGAGCGCAGCTGCTGCGTGCGGCCCCTGTACATCGACTTCCGGCGGGACCTGCACTGGAAGTGGATCCACGAGCCCCGCGGGTACATGGCCAACGTGTGTCTGGGCCCGTGTCCCTTCCTCTGGAGCTCCGACACCCAGCACAGCAAG GTCCTGGCCCTGTACAACCAGCACAACCCGGGGGGGTCGGCCGCCCCCTGCTGCGTCCCGCAGGCGCTCGACCCCCTCCCCATCGTTTACTACGTCGGGCGCCGCGCGCGCGTCGAGCAGCTCTCGGACATGGTGGTTCGGGCCTGCAAGTGCAGCtga
- the EXOSC5 gene encoding exosome complex component RRP46 — MAAGGGCSLRPFSCEQGLLSRPDGSAAFVQGATSVLAGLYGPAEVKGSRELPDRAALEVLLRPKVGLPGVTERSREQLLRGTCEAVVLGGLHPRSAITLVLQVLSDGGSLLSCCLNAACLVLLDSGLPLSALFCGVTCALGPDGTVVLDPTTRQEQDARAVLTFAIDSVERKVLAASSKGSCSAEEMQQCLAAAQRAAGAVFQFYRDCVRRKYSKS, encoded by the exons atggcggcgggcggcgggtgCAGCCTGCGGCCCTTTTCCTGcgagcaggggctgctgtcGCGGCCCGACGGCTCCGCCGCCTTCGTGCAGG GCGCCACGTCGGTGCTGGCCGGGCTGTACGGCCCCGCGGAGGTGAAGGGCAGCAGGGAGCTCCCGGACCGGGCGGCGCTCGAGGTGCTGCTGCGGCCCAAGGTGGGGCTGCCAG GGGTGACGGAGCGCAGCcgggagcagctgctgcgggGGACGTGCGAGGCCGTGGTTctgggggggctgcacccccGTTCGGCCATCACGCTGGTGCTGCAGGTGCTGAGCGACGGCGGCTCC CTTCTCTCGTGCTGCCTCAACGCCGCCTGCCTGGTTCTGCTGGACTCGGGGCTCCCGCTCTCCGCCCTGTTCTGCGGCGTCACCTGCGCCCTCGGCCCCGACGGAACCGTCGTCCTGGACCCCACGACGCGGCAGGAGCAG GACGCCCGCGCCGTCCTCACCTTCGCCATCGACAGCGTGGAGCGGAAGGTTCTGGCGGCGTccagcaaaggcagctgctccgcggaggag ATGCAGCAGtgcctggcagcagcccagcgCGCCGCGGGCGCCGTCTTCCAGTTCTACCGCGACTGCGTCAGGCGGAAATACTCCAAATCCTGA